A stretch of the Gemmatimonadaceae bacterium genome encodes the following:
- a CDS encoding serine hydrolase produces the protein MTRLALTLALLAVSAPLAAQVTLTAGQPVQGTLARGDTARFRLDADSATLIRLTLDQRSVNATLRVLGPRGNTLRSVNAAPRGTERLQLETVTKGVHQVQVVPVDSASGAFTLTLVAREPLSSNPATLVDQLLAPWDRRDGPGAAVAVWRGGRTLLARGYGMANLAYDVPFTPTTPTNIGSTSKQFTAFAVMLLVDEGRLSLDDDVRTHFPELPDLGKVVTVRHLLTHTSGYREVYNALVIAARRIDEGDYVGREEMIGLLQRQPTLQNAPGAEFNYNNTAFALLAMLVERVAKVPFPEFMARRVFAPIGMTHTVVRADRHGTVRGATTGYSRGPQGDWRDLGDLGGSMGAGGIYTTLGDLQKWAENYASPRVGTAKGIAQMMTPFTLSTGKSTGYGFGLFIDRQGPQQRVHHGGADISHRSMLALYPDIDAGVTVQSNDGSFDSSIAFRIATAFFPELSARATTGAAFDAAAYDPKTFDRFVGRYALDLAPARIMTFTRTGDSLAIQLTGQPKFPIYPTSDTSFVLRVVPASVTFQRDAQGKVTGLMLHQNGDNHATRLEGPAPDAATPWVPTPAQLASYAGRYFSEELETFYEVAVTAGKLTVTNRRMEPLPLTVGAPDTFSSGETTLAFERDRNGIVVAFYAGNGRTRNVRFARVR, from the coding sequence ATGACGCGCCTCGCACTCACGCTGGCCCTCCTCGCCGTGAGCGCCCCGCTCGCCGCGCAGGTCACCCTCACCGCCGGCCAGCCCGTCCAGGGCACCCTCGCCCGCGGCGACACCGCCCGCTTCCGCCTCGACGCCGACTCGGCCACGCTCATCCGCCTCACGCTCGACCAGCGCTCCGTGAACGCCACCCTGCGCGTGCTCGGCCCGCGCGGCAACACGCTGCGCTCCGTGAACGCCGCGCCCCGCGGCACCGAACGGCTGCAGCTCGAGACCGTGACCAAGGGCGTGCACCAGGTGCAGGTCGTCCCCGTGGACTCGGCCAGCGGCGCGTTCACGCTGACGCTCGTCGCCCGCGAGCCGCTCTCGTCCAACCCGGCCACCCTCGTGGACCAGCTGCTCGCGCCCTGGGATCGCCGCGACGGACCCGGCGCCGCGGTGGCCGTGTGGCGCGGCGGCCGGACGCTGCTCGCGCGCGGGTACGGCATGGCGAACCTCGCGTACGACGTCCCCTTCACGCCCACCACGCCCACCAACATCGGCAGCACCTCGAAGCAGTTCACGGCCTTCGCCGTCATGCTGCTGGTGGACGAGGGCCGGCTCTCCCTCGATGACGACGTGCGCACGCACTTCCCAGAACTGCCGGACCTGGGCAAGGTCGTCACCGTGCGCCACCTGCTCACGCACACCAGCGGCTACCGCGAGGTCTACAACGCCCTCGTCATCGCGGCGCGCCGCATCGACGAGGGAGACTACGTGGGCCGCGAGGAGATGATCGGCCTGCTCCAGCGCCAGCCCACGCTGCAGAATGCCCCCGGGGCCGAGTTCAACTACAACAACACCGCGTTCGCACTGCTCGCGATGCTGGTGGAGCGGGTGGCGAAGGTGCCGTTCCCCGAGTTCATGGCGCGCCGCGTCTTTGCGCCGATTGGCATGACCCACACCGTGGTGCGTGCCGACCGCCACGGCACGGTGCGCGGCGCCACCACCGGCTACTCACGCGGGCCGCAGGGTGACTGGCGCGACCTCGGCGACCTGGGCGGGTCGATGGGCGCCGGTGGCATCTACACCACGCTCGGCGACCTGCAGAAGTGGGCGGAGAACTACGCCAGTCCGCGCGTCGGCACGGCGAAGGGCATTGCGCAGATGATGACGCCCTTCACGCTCAGCACCGGCAAGTCCACCGGCTACGGGTTCGGCCTGTTCATCGACCGGCAGGGGCCGCAGCAGCGGGTGCACCACGGCGGTGCCGACATCTCACACCGCTCGATGCTCGCGCTGTACCCGGACATCGACGCCGGCGTGACGGTGCAGAGCAACGACGGGAGCTTCGACTCGTCGATCGCCTTCCGGATCGCGACGGCCTTCTTCCCCGAGCTCTCAGCCCGCGCCACGACCGGCGCCGCCTTCGATGCTGCCGCGTATGACCCAAAGACGTTCGACCGGTTCGTGGGGCGCTACGCGCTCGACCTCGCGCCGGCACGAATCATGACCTTCACCCGCACCGGCGACTCGCTCGCGATCCAGCTCACCGGGCAGCCGAAGTTCCCGATCTACCCGACGTCGGACACGTCGTTCGTGCTGCGGGTGGTGCCGGCCTCGGTCACCTTCCAGCGCGATGCGCAGGGCAAGGTCACGGGGCTGATGCTGCACCAGAACGGCGACAATCACGCCACGCGCCTCGAGGGGCCGGCGCCCGATGCCGCGACGCCGTGGGTGCCGACGCCGGCCCAGCTGGCGTCGTATGCAGGGCGCTACTTCAGCGAGGAGCTCGAGACGTTCTACGAGGTGGCCGTCACCGCCGGGAAGCTCACCGTCACCAACCGTCGCATGGAACCGCTGCCGCTCACGGTCGGCGCACCCGACACGTTCAGCAGCGGTGAGACCACCCTCGCGTTCGAGCGCGACCGGAACGGCATCGTGGTCGCGTTCTACGCCGGCAACGGTCGTACGCGCAACGTGCGGTTCGCGCGGGTGCGGTAG
- a CDS encoding sulfite exporter TauE/SafE family protein has product MLPHAVTLATAAASAVGIGASLGLLGGGGSILTVPVLVHALGIAAPSAVAMSMPVVGLTSLVGAVGHWRAGHVRIQSALAFGGMAMVGAYLGSSIGRAIGGEAQLTLLALLMTITAIAMWRKPAARPPETAAAASARPRMGIAAVVAFAVGLLTGTVGIGGGFLVVPALVLFVGLSMADAIGTSLVVIAMNAAAGLAGYAGHVPIQWRTVAWFSALAALGILAGLRLAPHIPAARLRRAFAVLLVVVGAVQLWPHVATLSSPAPSSPVPAARAP; this is encoded by the coding sequence GTGCTGCCCCATGCCGTCACCCTCGCCACCGCGGCGGCTTCCGCCGTCGGCATCGGTGCGTCACTGGGGCTGCTGGGCGGCGGTGGGTCGATCCTGACCGTCCCGGTGCTGGTCCATGCCCTCGGGATCGCGGCCCCCTCGGCGGTGGCGATGAGCATGCCGGTCGTCGGCCTCACCAGCCTGGTCGGCGCAGTGGGCCATTGGCGGGCGGGGCATGTCCGGATCCAGAGCGCGCTCGCCTTCGGCGGCATGGCGATGGTCGGCGCCTACCTGGGCAGCTCGATCGGGCGCGCGATCGGCGGCGAGGCGCAGCTCACGCTGCTGGCGCTGCTCATGACCATCACGGCGATTGCCATGTGGCGGAAGCCCGCCGCGCGACCGCCGGAGACGGCGGCGGCGGCGAGCGCGCGCCCGCGCATGGGGATCGCCGCCGTCGTGGCCTTCGCTGTGGGACTGCTCACCGGCACCGTCGGCATCGGCGGCGGATTCCTGGTGGTTCCGGCGCTGGTCCTGTTCGTCGGCCTCTCGATGGCCGACGCCATCGGTACCTCACTGGTGGTGATCGCCATGAATGCGGCGGCGGGCCTGGCCGGCTACGCCGGCCACGTCCCCATCCAGTGGCGGACCGTCGCCTGGTTCTCGGCGCTCGCCGCGCTGGGCATCCTCGCCGGCCTGCGACTCGCCCCTCACATCCCTGCCGCGCGCCTCCGGCGTGCGTTTGCCGTGCTGCTGGTCGTCGTCGGTGCCGTCCAGCTCTGGCCTCACGTGGCGACGCTGTCGTCGCCTGCACCGTCGTCCCCGGTCCCCGCCGCGCGCGCGCCGTGA
- a CDS encoding MBL fold metallo-hydrolase, whose amino-acid sequence MLVRQIHDTGLAQYAYLVGCPRTGEAIIFDPERDIDRYFELAAAHKLRIVAAADTHIHADYLSGLREFAERGVMVYASDEGGADWRYEWLLGSAYPHRLVHHGDHFKVGNIEFAVLHTPGHTPEHVAYTVVDTGSGATEPIGVISGDFVFVGDLGRPDLLEEAAGVVGTMDPGARQLYASLAHFRALPEHVQVWPAHGAGSACGKSLGDIPSSTVGYELRYNPAVLAATSEQHFVDYILSGQPEPPMYFARMKRDNRRGPRVIGAVTMPPRMAADTLAAAGTTGAAVIVDTRGRKAFLARHVRGSLLAERADQFVNITGSYIAEDAPMYLVVDEGELDASVRDLLRIGLDDVRGWVGTAEYEAWLATAPGVATIASITMAELEARRHDGGVTILDVRGKVDFVERHIPVAINVAHTRLPARLQEIPRDLPLLVHCNSGARSAHAVALLEREGYQVTNVADMFANWHEAVPART is encoded by the coding sequence ATGCTCGTCCGCCAGATTCACGACACCGGCCTCGCCCAATACGCCTACCTGGTTGGCTGCCCGCGCACGGGCGAAGCGATCATCTTCGATCCCGAGCGCGACATCGACCGGTACTTCGAGCTGGCCGCTGCGCACAAGCTGCGCATCGTGGCCGCCGCCGACACGCACATCCACGCCGACTACCTGAGCGGCCTGCGCGAGTTCGCGGAGCGCGGCGTGATGGTGTATGCCAGCGATGAGGGCGGCGCGGACTGGCGCTACGAGTGGCTCCTCGGCAGCGCGTATCCGCATCGCCTGGTGCACCACGGTGACCACTTCAAGGTCGGCAACATCGAGTTCGCGGTCCTGCACACGCCCGGCCACACGCCGGAGCATGTCGCGTACACGGTCGTGGACACGGGCAGCGGCGCCACCGAGCCGATCGGCGTGATCAGCGGGGACTTCGTGTTCGTCGGTGACCTGGGGCGTCCGGACCTGCTGGAGGAGGCGGCCGGCGTGGTTGGCACCATGGACCCGGGTGCCCGGCAGCTCTACGCCTCGCTCGCGCACTTCCGTGCACTGCCGGAACACGTGCAGGTGTGGCCGGCACACGGCGCGGGCAGCGCCTGCGGCAAGTCGCTTGGCGACATCCCGTCGTCCACGGTCGGCTACGAACTCCGCTACAACCCGGCGGTGCTCGCGGCGACCTCGGAGCAACACTTCGTCGACTACATCCTCTCCGGCCAGCCGGAGCCGCCGATGTACTTCGCGCGCATGAAGCGGGACAACCGGCGCGGACCGCGGGTCATCGGCGCCGTCACGATGCCACCGCGCATGGCCGCGGATACCCTCGCCGCGGCCGGCACCACCGGCGCTGCGGTGATCGTGGACACCCGCGGGCGGAAGGCCTTCCTGGCGCGCCACGTGCGCGGCTCGCTGCTGGCCGAACGGGCCGACCAGTTCGTGAACATCACGGGCTCGTACATCGCCGAGGACGCGCCGATGTACCTCGTGGTCGACGAGGGTGAGCTCGATGCCTCGGTGCGTGACCTCCTGCGCATCGGCCTCGACGACGTGCGCGGCTGGGTCGGCACGGCGGAGTACGAGGCGTGGCTGGCCACTGCCCCGGGCGTCGCGACGATCGCGAGCATCACGATGGCCGAGCTGGAGGCGCGGCGCCACGATGGCGGCGTGACGATCCTCGACGTGCGCGGCAAGGTCGACTTCGTCGAGCGGCACATTCCCGTCGCGATCAACGTGGCACACACGCGCCTGCCGGCGCGCCTGCAGGAGATCCCGCGCGACCTGCCGCTGCTGGTGCATTGCAACAGTGGTGCGCGGTCCGCCCATGCGGTGGCGTTGCTCGAGCGTGAAGGGTACCAGGTGACGAACGTGGCGGACATGTTCGCCAACTGGCATGAGGCGGTGCCGGCGCGCACCTGA